One region of Roseicitreum antarcticum genomic DNA includes:
- a CDS encoding DUF7697 family protein: MNQPQTPEGWQVWDLVGRLGGQLRVIPGAVLGWDMGAALALAQALGVNALIAAELLPEIEAVMVRKLNEQMEGSRDG, encoded by the coding sequence CTGAACCAGCCACAAACGCCGGAGGGCTGGCAGGTCTGGGATCTGGTCGGCCGCCTCGGGGGCCAGCTGCGGGTCATCCCCGGCGCGGTCCTCGGATGGGACATGGGCGCGGCCCTCGCCCTCGCACAGGCGCTGGGCGTGAACGCCCTGATCGCCGCCGAACTGCTGCCCGAGATCGAGGCGGTGATGGTCCGCAAACTGAACGAACAAATGGAAGGAAGCCGCGATGGCTGA
- a CDS encoding DUF2460 domain-containing protein, with protein MAFHEVRFPDNISRGARGGPERRTQIVELASGDEERNASWANSRRRYDVAYGIRRADDLALVVAFFEARNGRLHGFRYKDWADYKSCLPSQAVAPTDQPIGTGNGAVTTFGLLKRYTSGAQSWTRVIVKPVAGTVRLALNGVEQMTGWSVDTTNGSVSFAAPPGAGVAITTGFEFDVPVRFDTDTLDVTLDIERLGSITSIPLLEIRR; from the coding sequence ATGGCGTTTCATGAGGTCAGGTTCCCCGACAATATCAGCCGTGGCGCGCGGGGCGGCCCGGAACGGCGCACCCAGATTGTCGAGCTGGCGAGCGGCGACGAAGAACGCAATGCCAGCTGGGCCAACTCGCGCCGCCGCTATGATGTGGCTTATGGTATCCGTCGCGCCGATGATCTGGCTTTGGTCGTCGCCTTCTTTGAGGCGCGCAACGGCCGCCTGCATGGCTTTCGCTACAAGGACTGGGCCGATTACAAATCCTGCCTGCCATCGCAAGCGGTGGCTCCGACCGACCAACCCATCGGCACTGGAAATGGTGCGGTCACAACCTTCGGCCTCCTGAAACGTTACACTTCCGGCGCGCAAAGCTGGACCCGCGTCATCGTCAAACCTGTCGCTGGCACCGTCCGCCTTGCCTTGAACGGCGTCGAACAGATGACCGGCTGGAGCGTCGATACCACCAACGGCAGTGTCTCTTTCGCTGCCCCTCCCGGCGCAGGCGTTGCGATCACGACAGGCTTCGAATTCGATGTGCCCGTCCGCTTCGACACCGACACGCTGGACGTGACCCTCGATATCGAGCGGCTCGGGTCAATCACGTCCATCCCTCTTCTGGAGATCCGCAGATGA
- a CDS encoding phage tail tape measure C-terminal domain-containing protein has product MAEKRVSVRLVAEGGRQVRAELEGVGDAGARGFGRLSREMDMANARVAAFARRATVAAAAATAALAAAGVAMIRSGLQTVDAQAKMAQSLGTTVASLQVLERAGDLAGVSMGQVEQATVQLTRRLSQAAAGTGPAVDALDRLHLSAEELQRLPLDARIAAIQEALGQFVPEAERAAVASQLFGDRAALVFTRIDTATLRQATEDVLAFGVVVSEQDADQIERTNDAISRLGLIWRGLSNQLAVAAAPALEAVANAMAAIASRTGPLGIAIKALFDNIGRLTTYAATFAGIMAGRWVAGMAAAALSVRGLATALVILRGALIRTGIGALIVGAGELVYQFTRLVARVGGVGEAFRLLGDLAKEVWSRMGLALDGAFARMAAGWERMKAASLTALEGTIAGVVSFGDRSVAIFQGAFDAMKAIWGSLPGAIGDFAFQAANGLISGVEAMLNGVVTRINSFINGLNAALALLPEWATGEGGVRIGTLEPVDLAQIGNPFEGAATAAGAAAGDAFSAALSRTYLEPPDLGLATMADDARARADGYHEAAGMLADAAGRPLATWQALRDAVTGSGAEAEAALADAAASADALGLELDETAAAAGGSGAAARAAGAAAAEGAEQAAIGWGAVTAALAVYASKARDIGGDIGQTLVGAFQSAENAVATFVKTGKLDFRDLVTSMIADLAKLAARRFILGPIATALSGALGGAGGLFADILHAGGTVGSPGPGRMVPALTFASAPRMHAGGWAGLRPDEVPAILQRGERVLSRREAAGYGQSSAAPAVNVTIMSRDAESFRQSRTQVAADIARAVSLGRRGM; this is encoded by the coding sequence ATGGCTGAAAAACGCGTATCCGTCCGCCTTGTGGCAGAGGGCGGCCGCCAGGTCCGCGCCGAGTTGGAAGGTGTGGGTGATGCCGGGGCGCGGGGCTTCGGGCGGCTGTCGCGCGAGATGGACATGGCGAATGCGCGCGTTGCCGCCTTTGCCCGCCGCGCGACGGTGGCTGCTGCGGCCGCCACTGCGGCACTGGCGGCGGCGGGCGTGGCGATGATCCGCTCGGGGCTGCAGACCGTCGATGCGCAGGCCAAGATGGCACAATCGCTCGGCACGACGGTCGCCAGCCTTCAGGTGCTGGAGCGCGCGGGCGATCTGGCGGGCGTGTCGATGGGTCAGGTCGAGCAAGCCACCGTGCAGCTGACGCGGCGGCTGAGCCAGGCGGCCGCCGGAACCGGACCAGCGGTCGATGCCTTGGACCGCCTGCACCTCTCGGCCGAGGAGTTGCAACGCCTGCCGCTGGATGCGCGCATCGCGGCCATTCAGGAGGCGCTGGGGCAATTTGTCCCCGAGGCCGAACGCGCGGCGGTGGCCTCGCAGCTCTTCGGCGACCGCGCGGCCCTGGTGTTCACCCGGATCGACACGGCGACACTGCGCCAGGCGACCGAGGATGTGCTTGCCTTCGGAGTGGTCGTCTCGGAGCAGGACGCAGACCAGATCGAACGAACCAATGACGCAATCTCGCGTCTCGGCCTGATCTGGCGCGGGCTGTCGAACCAGCTCGCTGTCGCTGCAGCGCCTGCCTTGGAGGCGGTGGCCAACGCCATGGCCGCTATTGCCAGCCGCACCGGGCCACTGGGCATCGCGATCAAGGCTCTGTTCGACAACATCGGGCGGCTGACGACTTATGCCGCCACCTTCGCGGGCATCATGGCCGGGCGCTGGGTGGCGGGCATGGCGGCGGCGGCGCTTTCCGTGCGCGGGTTGGCTACGGCGCTGGTCATCCTGCGTGGCGCCTTGATCCGAACCGGCATCGGCGCGCTGATCGTCGGCGCAGGCGAACTGGTCTATCAGTTCACCCGGCTGGTGGCCCGGGTTGGTGGCGTTGGAGAGGCGTTCCGGTTGCTTGGCGATCTGGCCAAGGAGGTCTGGTCGCGGATGGGGTTGGCGCTGGATGGTGCATTTGCGCGCATGGCGGCCGGGTGGGAGAGGATGAAGGCCGCAAGTCTCACGGCACTTGAGGGCACCATCGCGGGGGTTGTCAGCTTCGGCGACAGGTCAGTGGCGATCTTCCAGGGCGCTTTCGATGCGATGAAGGCGATCTGGGGCAGTCTGCCCGGCGCCATCGGTGACTTTGCCTTTCAGGCCGCAAATGGGTTGATCTCCGGCGTCGAGGCGATGCTGAACGGTGTCGTCACCCGGATCAACAGTTTCATCAACGGCTTGAATGCTGCTCTGGCGCTGCTGCCGGAATGGGCGACGGGTGAAGGTGGGGTCCGGATCGGCACGCTGGAGCCGGTGGACCTGGCGCAGATCGGCAACCCGTTCGAGGGTGCGGCAACCGCAGCGGGTGCCGCCGCAGGTGATGCCTTCTCCGCCGCGCTGTCGCGCACTTATCTTGAACCACCCGATCTGGGGCTTGCCACAATGGCCGACGACGCCCGGGCCCGCGCCGACGGCTATCACGAGGCGGCGGGAATGCTCGCAGATGCCGCTGGTCGCCCACTGGCAACCTGGCAAGCGCTGCGCGACGCGGTAACCGGCAGCGGGGCGGAGGCTGAAGCCGCACTGGCCGATGCTGCGGCCTCGGCGGATGCGCTCGGGCTCGAGCTGGACGAGACTGCCGCCGCTGCCGGTGGTTCGGGAGCCGCGGCGCGCGCTGCCGGGGCAGCAGCAGCCGAGGGCGCGGAACAGGCCGCAATAGGCTGGGGCGCAGTCACGGCAGCGCTCGCCGTCTATGCCTCAAAGGCCCGCGATATCGGTGGCGATATCGGCCAGACACTGGTCGGCGCATTCCAGAGCGCCGAGAATGCCGTGGCCACCTTCGTCAAAACCGGCAAGCTCGACTTCCGCGACCTCGTCACCTCGATGATCGCCGATCTGGCAAAACTGGCGGCGCGGCGCTTCATCCTCGGTCCTATAGCCACTGCCCTCTCAGGCGCGCTGGGCGGTGCGGGTGGATTGTTCGCAGATATCCTGCATGCAGGCGGCACGGTCGGATCGCCGGGCCCGGGCCGCATGGTCCCTGCGCTGACCTTCGCGAGTGCCCCGCGTATGCATGCGGGCGGCTGGGCGGGACTTCGACCGGACGAGGTTCCGGCTATCCTGCAGCGCGGGGAACGGGTGCTGTCGCGGCGGGAGGCGGCGGGCTATGGCCAGTCCAGCGCCGCGCCCGCCGTCAACGTCACCATTATGTCCCGCGATGCCGAAAGCTTCCGGCAATCGCGCACGCAGGTCGCGGCCGACATCGCCCGCGCCGTGTCGCTGGGCCGGAGGGGCATGTGA